From a region of the Terriglobia bacterium genome:
- a CDS encoding O-antigen ligase family protein, with translation MLTFLVAALVAVSALGSEGTQPLILLLYRSLLFAITFWCGRQLYRNRSFPVCPKFLAAGFAACLLMLSFLRSPSPFEGFYYWYQFVLFAAAFVVFAAYSRSRPAAWKMRILWLVVAIQAAYLIAGLASRTRPIYAGFANPDYLGSFLLVGFSICLSIALFRTERLQRAVGAAGCCFFYFGIIETLSRGATVAAFLVVIAAALRFNHGAWISKFAGLAVLGILLAAGVIFSPSLVQKFTDVGSSNPYNYMRPKIWAQTLRLIRDHPVFGVGLGQFVHVSRRYAPALESERAARYAQRPGIAHSEYLQYAAETGVPAALLLLSLAGYLMWLAIKRAETCTVESRAIQEAAILSTVGLAAHALFDNNWVVPVMAAWTVIFGLADVLPDADWKPNLNWTTSGKVALAILTLIIYAHSTLIPGIGLRFNQLGSQAFAANDLDKAEADYQIAADILPLHSALLDDRGMLCLARYEQTHDRRWIGAAEDFFAHSADANPDSKEPWSHLERALILSLTGNPDTDRRIHPQIALIDRDILRVDPFDPFVRKNLAEALYRGGRKQEAQEELRHAIEIEPNYVAAYLTMADWANEAGNIDGAAQYRQKAMDIDTKYPEARRNGPYEHLLLARPEAVH, from the coding sequence ATGTTGACCTTTTTGGTGGCGGCCCTGGTTGCCGTCAGCGCTCTGGGCAGCGAGGGGACACAGCCTTTAATCCTTTTGCTCTACCGCTCCCTCCTCTTTGCGATCACCTTCTGGTGCGGCCGTCAGCTTTACCGCAACCGGTCCTTCCCGGTCTGTCCAAAGTTTCTGGCCGCCGGCTTCGCGGCATGTCTCCTGATGCTCTCGTTCCTGCGAAGTCCTTCGCCGTTTGAAGGGTTCTATTATTGGTACCAGTTCGTTCTGTTCGCCGCGGCATTCGTGGTGTTTGCCGCCTACAGCAGAAGCCGGCCGGCCGCCTGGAAGATGCGGATCCTCTGGCTGGTGGTTGCAATCCAGGCTGCTTATCTGATCGCTGGGCTCGCTTCCCGCACGCGCCCTATCTACGCCGGTTTTGCAAATCCGGACTATCTGGGCTCCTTCCTGCTGGTCGGTTTTTCCATCTGCCTTTCCATCGCACTATTTCGAACCGAACGACTGCAACGCGCTGTTGGCGCCGCCGGCTGTTGTTTTTTTTATTTTGGAATCATTGAAACTTTGTCCCGCGGTGCAACGGTCGCGGCTTTCCTGGTCGTCATCGCGGCTGCCCTCCGCTTTAACCACGGAGCATGGATCTCGAAATTCGCCGGACTTGCCGTGCTGGGAATCCTGCTGGCGGCCGGAGTGATCTTCAGTCCCTCCCTGGTACAGAAATTCACCGACGTCGGCAGCAGCAACCCCTATAACTACATGCGGCCGAAAATCTGGGCGCAAACCCTGCGCTTGATCCGGGACCATCCGGTGTTCGGCGTCGGCCTCGGTCAATTCGTGCACGTTTCGAGGAGATATGCTCCCGCGCTCGAAAGCGAACGTGCCGCCCGGTATGCCCAACGGCCCGGGATCGCCCATTCGGAGTATCTGCAATATGCCGCGGAGACCGGTGTGCCGGCGGCGCTCCTCCTGCTGAGTCTTGCGGGATATCTGATGTGGCTGGCCATCAAGCGGGCAGAAACCTGCACAGTCGAGTCCCGCGCCATTCAGGAAGCGGCCATCCTGAGTACCGTCGGTTTAGCCGCGCATGCCCTGTTCGACAACAACTGGGTTGTTCCGGTAATGGCCGCGTGGACGGTGATTTTCGGCCTCGCAGATGTTCTGCCGGATGCGGATTGGAAGCCGAATCTCAACTGGACAACCAGCGGAAAAGTGGCTTTGGCGATCCTGACTCTGATCATCTATGCGCATTCAACGCTGATACCCGGCATCGGTCTCCGCTTCAATCAACTCGGATCTCAAGCCTTCGCCGCCAACGATTTGGATAAAGCCGAAGCGGATTACCAGATTGCGGCCGACATCCTTCCGCTGCACTCCGCACTGTTGGATGATCGCGGAATGCTCTGCCTGGCCCGCTATGAGCAGACCCACGATCGGCGCTGGATCGGCGCGGCGGAGGATTTCTTTGCCCACTCGGCAGACGCAAATCCCGACTCAAAGGAGCCTTGGAGTCACCTCGAGCGGGCTCTGATTTTGAGCCTGACGGGCAACCCGGATACCGACCGGCGAATCCATCCTCAGATTGCGCTGATCGACCGCGACATCTTACGCGTCGATCCGTTTGATCCATTTGTCCGCAAGAACCTGGCAGAAGCTCTCTATCGCGGTGGGCGAAAACAGGAAGCGCAGGAGGAACTCCGGCACGCAATAGAGATCGAACCAAACTATGTGGCGGCGTACCTGACGATGGCGGATTGGGCGAACGAAGCCGGCAATATCGACGGCGCCGCTCAATATCGGCAAAAAGCAATGGACATCGACACGAAGTATCCCGAGGCCAGAAGAAACGGGCCGTATGAACACCTGTTGCTGGCGCGCCCGGAGGCGGTCCATTGA